CTCGATACCTGCAGTGTCTCTAAAGAAATGCTGGACACATTTAGATCCGAAATTAAAATTGAACCTATCGGCAAGCGGATGAAACTGATTGACGACTCGCCGACAACTCATTGAGCATAAGATGGATTTTTATGATTAAGTTCTTTTTAAATCCAATCTCCTGCCGCATTACATTCCCTTCTAACATTTTGCTGTTCTTATTAATAAGTCTATTCTTAAATGGATTTGCCTTCCCCCAGTCAATTCAAAAAATTGAAATTGCAGGTGCGGAAAATTTCACCACTGCTGAATACAGGAACTGGATTAAAATTTCTGAGCGCTCCAAATATTACAAAGGTATTGAGGATTCAATAAGAAAAAGAATCGGCACCGAATTAAAATCGAACGGTTACTACAATTACAGTTTTGAAAAAATCGAATCCGTTTTAATTGATTCATCACAAATTAGAATTATTGTTTCAATAAATGAAGGAATGCCTACTTTAATCAGAAATATCAACTATAACAAATCCATAACCGATTCAACTTTATTGGAATACGGATTTCTAAAGCTAAGAGGAAGTACTTTCAGCAGAGTAAGTATTGAGAACAGTATCAATGAGATATTAACCGGCTTCGAAAATAGAGGATACCCGTTTGCAAACATTAGGATTGAATCGGTCTACTTTTATAACGAATCCGGTTCAGACAATCCGCTTGCAGATATCTATCTGACAATCGACGCGGGTAGAGAGAGCCGTATTAACAGAATAGAACTTTCCGGAAATTCTAAAACGAAAGCTGACTTGATAGTAAGAGCAATAGGATTGAAACCCGGGGATCTCTACATTCAGAACAATATTGATAATGTTGCAGTAAGACTGAACCGTCTCCGCTTCTTCGAACCGGTTGATCCGCCTGAATTCTATTTTAATTCCTCGGATGAAGGAATATTAAAAATAAGTGTACGGGAGAAGGAGACTAATAATTTCGACGGAATAATCGGATATATACCCGGAATACATCAGAACGAAAAAGGATTTGTAACTGGATTCATAAATGTAAATCTAAGGAATCTCTTCGGAACCGGACGGTCTGCCGCGTTTAAGTGGCAGCAGGAGAACCGTTACTCACAGGAACTTGAAATACGTTACCTTGAACCCTGGCTGTTCAATTTTCCCTTGAACATTGAAGCAGGACTTTTTCAGCGGAAGCAGGACAGTACTTATGTGCAGCGGAGCGCAGAAGGTAAAATCGAATATGCAGCTACGGATGAAATCTCCGCGTCATTAATTCTCAACACACAATCGACAATTCCCTCGGAGCGCGCGAGCAAAAGTTTTACGGTTTACAATTCTACGTCATTCACTACGGGATTGAATGTTAAGATTGATACACGGGACGACTTTTACGCTCCTTTAAGCGGTATTCTGCTAAGCAATTCTTATAAGTATACATCGAAGAGTATTGATGGGCCAAAAGATTTTATAACGCCTGACTTAAAAACCAGCATCGGATTTCAAAGACTGGAAATTGATCTCCATTATTTTCTTCAGATTTTCCGGGATCAGGTTATTTCAGCAGCGGTTCACGCTAGAGAACTTAAAGGTAACGACGTTGAAATCAGCGATCTTTACCTACTGGGTGGAACAAATACTCTGCGGGGATACAGGGAAAAACAATTCGCTGGCAACCGGATACTCTGGTCCAACCTCGAATACCGCTACCTTTTAAGCCGCAGATCTTTTGTGTTTCTATTCTTTGATACCGGCTACTTCCTGAGAAATGAGG
This Melioribacteraceae bacterium DNA region includes the following protein-coding sequences:
- a CDS encoding BamA/TamA family outer membrane protein, whose amino-acid sequence is MIKFFLNPISCRITFPSNILLFLLISLFLNGFAFPQSIQKIEIAGAENFTTAEYRNWIKISERSKYYKGIEDSIRKRIGTELKSNGYYNYSFEKIESVLIDSSQIRIIVSINEGMPTLIRNINYNKSITDSTLLEYGFLKLRGSTFSRVSIENSINEILTGFENRGYPFANIRIESVYFYNESGSDNPLADIYLTIDAGRESRINRIELSGNSKTKADLIVRAIGLKPGDLYIQNNIDNVAVRLNRLRFFEPVDPPEFYFNSSDEGILKISVREKETNNFDGIIGYIPGIHQNEKGFVTGFINVNLRNLFGTGRSAAFKWQQENRYSQELEIRYLEPWLFNFPLNIEAGLFQRKQDSTYVQRSAEGKIEYAATDEISASLILNTQSTIPSERASKSFTVYNSTSFTTGLNVKIDTRDDFYAPLSGILLSNSYKYTSKSIDGPKDFITPDLKTSIGFQRLEIDLHYFLQIFRDQVISAAVHARELKGNDVEISDLYLLGGTNTLRGYREKQFAGNRILWSNLEYRYLLSRRSFVFLFFDTGYFLRNEDSLNNIPSVSEFKYGYGIGFNIETALGILGVSFALGEGDSFGEGKIHFGIINEF